Proteins found in one Ptychodera flava strain L36383 chromosome 16, AS_Pfla_20210202, whole genome shotgun sequence genomic segment:
- the LOC139152766 gene encoding uncharacterized protein, with the protein METPQYQWCAFASDVKKLFRESDYRAHTRDMKVIKYMVERVTMHLHFSSNLLHCVQAQCNLNDTNHHGLVDILTDLKQALHVLLKKWVEKAQEAVHLTTQDKRHSYAACPKVHTGQPGRPSFLLDPNIIKQMLSNSFKVADIAQIFQVSRQTVRNCLVRTGCSPKHVKYTDINDASLDDLMMELKSLGPLKNSGEKILQGVLRALGVRIQRRKLRDCMNRVEPFQRALRWPLLKTRTKHSVYNVKAAQSLWHIDGLEKLQRWKLYVHGGIDGYSRVAVYLTCADNKAAATVFRAFYNATIQYGVPSRVRSDFGQENSDVAAYMLATRGEGRGSFIAGMSVHNQRIERLHQDTYRNSIQHFHELFYKMESDVLLDPSNAVDIFCLHYVFVPRINQALQVFREGWNEHPLSSEKCQTPNQLWFKKCCCIGKCQQHCHKRPI; encoded by the exons ATGGAAACTCCACAATACCAATGGTGTGCTTTTGCCAGTGATGTAAAGAAGCTGTTCAGAGAGAGTGATTACAGGGCTCATACCAGAGACATGAAGGTTATCAAATACATGGTAGAAAGAGTGACAATGCATCTGCACTTCAGTAGCAATCTCCTCCACTGTGTGCAAGCTCAGTGCAACTTGAATGATACAAACCACCATGGACTCGTCGATATTCTGACGGATTTAAAGCAGGCGTTACATGTGTTATTGAAGAAATGGGTTGAGAAAGCACAAGAAGCCGTACATTTAACAACCCAGGATAAGAGACATTCATATGCAGCCTGCCCCAAAGTCCATACAGGCCAGCCAGGGAGACCTTCTTTCTTATTAGATCCCAACATAATCAAGCAGATGTTGTCAAATTCTTTCAAGGTAGCTGATATCGCCCAAATCTTTCAAGTTTCTCGCCAAACAGTCAGGAACTGCTTAGTTAGAACTGGTTGCAGCCCTAAACACGTTAAATACACTGACATAAATGATGCCAGTCTTGATGATCTTATGATGGAGTTGAAAAGTTTGGGACCACTTAAGAACAGTGGAGAGAAAATCTTACAAGGTGTGTTGAGAGCTTTAGGAGTTCGTATTCAAAGGAGAAAACTTAGAGACTGTATGAACAGAGTAGAACCGTTTCAACGAGCTCTTAGATGGCCTCTATTGAAAACAAGAACCAAACACTCTGTGTACAATGTGAAAGCTGCTCAGAGTTTATGGCACATTG atgGCCTTGAAAAGTTGCAACGTTGGAAATTGTATGTTCATGGTGGCATAGATGGTTACTCAAGGGTTGCTGTGTACCTGACTTGTGCTGATAATAAAGCAGCTGCAACTGTTTTTAGGGCATTTTATAATGCTACAATACAGTACGGTGTACCTTCAAGAGTACGATCTGACTTTGGCCAAGAAAACTCTGATGTTGCAGCATACATGCTTGCTACAAGGGGTGAAGGTAGAGGTTCATTTATAGCTGGTATGTCAGTCCATAATCAACGCATAGAACGTTTACATCAAGACACATACAGGAACAGTATTCAACATTTTCATGAGTTATTCTATAAAATGGAAAGTGATGTCCTACTTGATCCTAGCAATGCTGTGGATATATTCTGCCTACATTATGTGTTTGTACCTAGAATCAACCAAGCTTTGCAAGTATTTAGAGAGGGTTGGAATGAGCATCCCCTTAGTAGTGAAAAATGTCAGACACCCAATCAGCTTTGGTTTAAAAAGTGTTGTTGCATTGGAAAATGCCAACAACACTGCCATAAAAGACCTATATGA
- the LOC139114869 gene encoding uncharacterized protein, giving the protein MPSLRCMKIILISGLSVFVVVSILAYGGSDYFTSTVKSIVTKFNSLVTRSTTTTKHDSGNVNFPVPSTIAPNLAMHKNESKTIKAGSWRNIHKVTGASTKQGKEFGYLKPYDHFVVPNLVHFIWFSCHPFKFGNLISMLSVHRIMKAESIHFYTDCEPSGEWWDEAKNLIPTLKVINRTRPLEVFNKTLNPRWPEHSADVARLQILLEQGGVYLDLDVIVVAPLEPLRYYEYVVGRSDANVLANGVIFANKSSKFLRLYYENYKNYNRKCWGCSSVKYQHRLAEEHKDLLHIEPDSLIKPNNMEWKQLFLENYNWREGHFTIHVWFRRFRRKNPKARDFTSDNVKQLNSTLGELCRYIYYGNPDIIE; this is encoded by the exons ATGCCAAGCTTGCGATGcatgaaaataatattgataTCAGGACTGTCTGTATTTGTTGTCGTGTCCATCTTAGCATATGGCGGATCTGATTATTTCACATCAACGGTCAAATCAATCGTTACAAAG ttcaATTCCTTAGTCACAAGATCTACGACAACGACAAAACATGATAGTGGTAATGTTAATTTTCCAGTACCATCTACGATAGCACCAAACTTGGCTATGCACAAGAATGAATCAAAGACCATCAAAGCAGGTTCCTGGAGGAATATTCACAAAGTGACAGGAGCATCGACAAAACAAGGAAAAGAGTTTGGATATTTAAAACCATATGACCATTTTGTGGTACCAAATCTGGTGCATTTCATCTGGTTTTCTTGTCATCCGTTCAAATTCGGAAATCTTATAAGCATGTTGAGTGTTCACAGGATCATGAAAGCAGAGTCAATACACTTCTACACGGACTGTGAACCTTCTGGTGAGTGGTGGGACGAAGCAAAAAATCTTATACCAACGCTGAAAGTTATAAATCGGACACGACCTTTGGAGGTTTTCAACAAAACATTAAACCCAAGATGGCCTGAACATTCTGCAGATGTTGCCAGGTTGCAGATTTTGCTTGAACAGGGAGGTGTTTACTTGGATCTTGATGTTATCGTAGTTGCACCGTTGGAGCCGCTGCGTTACTATGAGTATGTTGTTGGCAGGTCGGATGCTAATGTTTTGGCCAATGGTGTCATATTTGCCAACAAATCTTCAAAATTTTTGCGATTGTATTATGAAAATTATAAGAATTACAACAGGAAGTGCTGGGGCTGCTCCTCTGTAAAGTATCAACACAGACTGGCTGAGGAACATAAAGACCTTTTACATATAGAACCTGACAGTTTAATCAAACCAAACAATATGGAGTGGAAACAACTCTTCCTCGAGAACTACAATTGGAGAGAAGGACACTTTACTATTCATGTTTGGTTTCGGAGGTTTCGTCGAAAAAATCCAAAAGCACGAGACTTCACAAGTGATAATGTCAAACAATTAAACTCCACCCTAGGGGAACTGTGTCGATACATTTATTACGGTAATCCCGATATCATAGAATAA